One window of the Betta splendens chromosome 21, fBetSpl5.4, whole genome shotgun sequence genome contains the following:
- the rapgef4a gene encoding rap guanine nucleotide exchange factor 4 isoform X1, translating into MVAAHTSSRSSESAEWVVCLDKSLRPLQFSRPAERSGEDVGIILARLRSVKALERFHPSLLQQICLCGFYECLEKGITLYRQGDIGTSWYAVLSGSLDVKVSETSRYHDAVTICTLGAGTAFGESILDNTPRHATIVTREVSELLRVEQREFRSLWKKYHQCMAELLAPPCGVMESGCNADRMPDKENVSNNSCIPVSTHHDKKSLTDSPAKPHPICISQVPSEKILRAGKVLRDAILSRAPHMIRDRKYHLKTYRQCCVGTELVDWQMQQSSCVHSRAQAVGMWQVLLEEGVLNHVDREPSFQDKYLFYRFLEDERDDARLPSEEEGTESQEELQDTLLLLSQIGPDAHMRMILRKHPSERTAEDLEIIYEELLHIKALSHLSTTVKRELAGVLIFESHAKAGTVLFSQGEEGTSWYIILKGSVNVVIYGKGVVCTLHEGDDFGKLALVNDAPRAASIVLREDNCHFLRVDKEDFNRILRDVEANTVRLKEHGQDVLVLEKSLSSCRTSNRGASSSHYKYKVMSGTPEKILEHLLEMMRLDSQFTESELLSTFAVSDSALDDFLLLHRVFIPDAQLFPVFMAHYRAQALQGSKQEKLEYTLTNKRRVIRLVMQWAAVHGDQLQEEDAARAFLEKFLMAVSDDAKVIQALSDQLSELERLVKCNAEDARVSQRKHKVLLREFSTGDEKLQKRQPIKSSDEILFKVYCCDHTYTTIRVPVAASVWEVIGAVADKLGSAEDLILVNLSSAGEKVVFKPGDVSVFSTLSVNGRLFVCRRDQLDSLTPLPEQEGPSSGSLSALEVLSSKDVAYHMTSYDWELFHCVHELELIYHTFGKPLVKKTTVNLDLFLRRFNEIQFWVVTEMCLCSQLNKRVQLLKKFIKIAAHCKEYRNLNAFFAVIMGLSNPAVSRLSQTWEKLPSKFKKFYSEFENLMDPSRNHRAYRLTFAKLEPPIIPFMPLLIKDMTFTHEGNKTFIDNLVNFEKMRMIANTVKIVRHCRKQPFAPDSPLANKNHPEVRAYVRQLHVIDNQRTLTQLSHGLESRRS; encoded by the exons ATGGTTGCGGCGCACACTTCTTCGCGTTCGTCGGAATCTGCCGAGTGGGTTGTTTGTCTGGATAAGAG CCTTCGACCTCTCCAATTCTCCAGGCCCGCGGAGCGCTCTGGCGAGGACGTGGGCATAATTCTGGCGCGGCTGAGAAGCGTCAAGGCCTTGGAGCGGTTCCACCccagcctgctgcagcagatcTGCCTGTGCGGCTTCTACGAGTGCCTGGAGAAAGGCATCACCC tGTATCGGCAGGGCGACATCGGCACCAGCTGGTACGCCGTCCTCTCCGGCTCGCTGGATGTCAAGGTGTCCGAGACGTCACGCTACCAC GATGCTGTCACTATATGCACGCTGGGCGCTGGCACGGCGTTCGGGGAATCCATCCTGGACAACACTCCTCGACATGCCACCATTGTTACGCGGGAGGTCAGTGAGCTGCTCCGCGTGGAACAGAGGGAGTTCAGATCTCTGTGGAAG aAATATCACCAGTGCATGGCTGAACTTCTTGCTCCACCCTGTGGTGTGATGGAAAGTGGTTGCAACGCTGACA GAATGCCGGATAAAGAGAATGTAAGCAACAACTCCTGTATTCCAGTCTCCACGCATCATGACAAG aaGTCATTGACTGACAGTCCAGCCAAACCCCACCCCATATGCATTTCCCAG GTTCCGTCTGAGAAGATCCTGAGGGCGGGAAAGGTCCTCCGCGACGCCATCCTCTCCAGGGCGCCCCACATGATCAGAGACAGGAAGTACCACCTGAAGACGTACAG ACAGTGCTGTGTGGGGACCGAGCTGGTGGACTGGCAGATGCAGCAGAGCTCGTGCGTCCACTCGCGGGCCCAGGCCGTGGGCATGTggcaggtgctgctggaggaaggCGTCCTCAACCACG TGGACCGGGAGCCGAGCTTCCAGGACAAGTACCTGTTCTACCGCTTCCTGGAGGACGAGCGGGACGACGCCCGGCTCCcgagcgaggaggaggggacggagagccaggaggagctgcaggacacgctgctgctgctgtcgcagATCGGGCCCGACGCCCACATGAGGATGATCCTGAGGAAGCA TCCGTCTGAGAGAACAGCAGAGGATCTGGAGATCATCTATGAGGAGCTTCTCCATATAAAGGCCTTATCTCACCTGTCCACTACT GTAAAGAGGGAGCTGGCGGGAGTGCTCATCTTTGAATCTCACGCAAAGGCAGGAACCGTGT TGTTCAGTCAAGGGGAGGAGGGCACATCCTGGTACATTATCCTGAAGGGTTCGGTCAACGTCGTCATCTATGGGAAG GGCGTCGTGTGCACGCTGCACGAGGGAGACGACTTTGGGAAGCTGGCTCTCGTCAACGACGCCCCCCGAGCCGCCTCCATCGTCCTGCGGGAGGACAACTGCCACTTCCTCAGAGTGGACAAGGAGGACTTCAACAGGATTCTGAGg gatgTGGAGGCCAACACGGTGCGTCTGAAGGAGCATGGGCAGGACGTTCTGGTGTTGGAGAAGAGTCTGAGCAGCTGTCGAACCTCCAACCgtggagcctcctcctcccattaCAA ATATAAGGTGATGTCTGGGACGCCGGAGAAGATCTTGGAGCACCTCCTTGAAATGATGCGATTGGATTCTCAATTCACAGAGTCAG AGCTTCTCTCTACTTTCGCGGTTTCAGACTCAGCCTTGGACGACTTTCTGCTCCTGCACCGCGTCTTCATCCCGGACGCTCAGCTGTTTCCGGTGTTCATGGCCCA CTACCGCGCCCAGGCCCTCCAGGGCTCCaaacaggagaagctggagtACACGCTGACCAACAAGCGCAGGGTGATCCGCCTGGTGATGCAGTGGGCTGCAGTGCATGGagatcagctgcaggaggaggacgccgcAAGGGCCTTCCTGGAG aagtTCCTAATGGCTGTATCTGATGATGCCAAAGTGATTCAAGCCCTCAGTGACCAGCTATCAGAGCTGGAGAGGCTCGTAAAGTGCAA TGCAGAAGATGCCAGAGTCTCACAGAGAAAG CACAAAGTCCTGCTGCGGGAGTTCAGCACGGGAGACGAGAAGCTTCAGAAGCGACAGCCCATTAAGAGTAGTGATGAAA TTCTGTTCAAAGTCTACTGCTGTGACCACACCTACACCACCATCCGGGTCCCTGTGGCTGCGTCGGTCTGGGAGGTCATCGGCGCTGTGGCCGACAAGCTGGGCTCGGCAGAGGACCTGATCCTGGTCAACCTCAGCTCAGCAGGAG AGAAAGTCGTCTTCAAGCCTGGTGATGTTTCCGTGTTTTCCACTCTCAGCGTGAACGGGCGGCTGTTTGTCTGTCGGAGGGACCAGCTGGACTCCCTG ACTCCTTTACCTGAGCAGGAGGGTCCTTCATCAGGGTCACTGTCTGCTCTTGAGGTGCTGAGCTCTAAGGATGTGGCTTATCACATGACTTCCTATGACTGGGAACTTTTTCACTGTGTACATGAG CTTGAACTCATCTATCACACCTTTGGGAAGCCACTCGTCAAGAAAACCACTGTGAACCTGGACCTGTTCCTCAGGAGGTTTAACGAGATCCAGTTCTGGGTGGTCACGGAGATGTGTCTCTGCTCTCAACTCAACAAGCGGGTCCAGCTTCTCAAGAAGTTCATCAAGATTGCAGCACA CTGTAAGGAGTACAGGAACCTCAACGCCTTCTTTGCTGTGATCATGGGACTGAGTAATCCAGCAGTGAGCAGGCTGAGTCAGACCTGGGAG AAGCTTCCCAGCAAATTCAAAAAGTTTTACAGTGAATTTGAAAATTTGATG GACCCTTCCAGGAACCACAGAGCATACCGCCTGACCTTTGCCAAACTGGAGCCTCCTATCATTCCCTTTATGCCACTGCTGATCAAAG ACATGACATTCACTCACGAGGGAAACAAGACATTTATTGACAATCTGGTCAATTTTGAAAAAATG AGGATGATAGCTAACACGGTGAAGATAGTGAGACACTGCAGGAAGCAGCCGTTCG CTCCAGATTCACCTCTGGCCAACAAGAACCACCCAGAAGTCCGTGCTTATGTTCGTCAGCTCCATGTGATCGACAACCAAAGAACGCTAACTCAGCTCTCTCATGGACTTGAGTCTCGAAGATCTTGA
- the rapgef4a gene encoding rap guanine nucleotide exchange factor 4 isoform X4: protein MVAAHTSSRSSESAEWVVCLDKRPAERSGEDVGIILARLRSVKALERFHPSLLQQICLCGFYECLEKGITLYRQGDIGTSWYAVLSGSLDVKVSETSRYHDAVTICTLGAGTAFGESILDNTPRHATIVTREVSELLRVEQREFRSLWKKYHQCMAELLAPPCGVMESGCNADRMPDKENVSNNSCIPVSTHHDKKSLTDSPAKPHPICISQVPSEKILRAGKVLRDAILSRAPHMIRDRKYHLKTYRQCCVGTELVDWQMQQSSCVHSRAQAVGMWQVLLEEGVLNHVDREPSFQDKYLFYRFLEDERDDARLPSEEEGTESQEELQDTLLLLSQIGPDAHMRMILRKHPSERTAEDLEIIYEELLHIKALSHLSTTVKRELAGVLIFESHAKAGTVLFSQGEEGTSWYIILKGSVNVVIYGKGVVCTLHEGDDFGKLALVNDAPRAASIVLREDNCHFLRVDKEDFNRILRDVEANTVRLKEHGQDVLVLEKSLSSCRTSNRGASSSHYKYKVMSGTPEKILEHLLEMMRLDSQFTESDSALDDFLLLHRVFIPDAQLFPVFMAHYRAQALQGSKQEKLEYTLTNKRRVIRLVMQWAAVHGDQLQEEDAARAFLEKFLMAVSDDAKVIQALSDQLSELERLVKCNAEDARVSQRKHKVLLREFSTGDEKLQKRQPIKSSDEILFKVYCCDHTYTTIRVPVAASVWEVIGAVADKLGSAEDLILVNLSSAGEKVVFKPGDVSVFSTLSVNGRLFVCRRDQLDSLTPLPEQEGPSSGSLSALEVLSSKDVAYHMTSYDWELFHCVHELELIYHTFGKPLVKKTTVNLDLFLRRFNEIQFWVVTEMCLCSQLNKRVQLLKKFIKIAAHCKEYRNLNAFFAVIMGLSNPAVSRLSQTWEKLPSKFKKFYSEFENLMDPSRNHRAYRLTFAKLEPPIIPFMPLLIKDMTFTHEGNKTFIDNLVNFEKMRMIANTVKIVRHCRKQPFAPDSPLANKNHPEVRAYVRQLHVIDNQRTLTQLSHGLESRRS from the exons ATGGTTGCGGCGCACACTTCTTCGCGTTCGTCGGAATCTGCCGAGTGGGTTGTTTGTCTGGATAAGAG GCCCGCGGAGCGCTCTGGCGAGGACGTGGGCATAATTCTGGCGCGGCTGAGAAGCGTCAAGGCCTTGGAGCGGTTCCACCccagcctgctgcagcagatcTGCCTGTGCGGCTTCTACGAGTGCCTGGAGAAAGGCATCACCC tGTATCGGCAGGGCGACATCGGCACCAGCTGGTACGCCGTCCTCTCCGGCTCGCTGGATGTCAAGGTGTCCGAGACGTCACGCTACCAC GATGCTGTCACTATATGCACGCTGGGCGCTGGCACGGCGTTCGGGGAATCCATCCTGGACAACACTCCTCGACATGCCACCATTGTTACGCGGGAGGTCAGTGAGCTGCTCCGCGTGGAACAGAGGGAGTTCAGATCTCTGTGGAAG aAATATCACCAGTGCATGGCTGAACTTCTTGCTCCACCCTGTGGTGTGATGGAAAGTGGTTGCAACGCTGACA GAATGCCGGATAAAGAGAATGTAAGCAACAACTCCTGTATTCCAGTCTCCACGCATCATGACAAG aaGTCATTGACTGACAGTCCAGCCAAACCCCACCCCATATGCATTTCCCAG GTTCCGTCTGAGAAGATCCTGAGGGCGGGAAAGGTCCTCCGCGACGCCATCCTCTCCAGGGCGCCCCACATGATCAGAGACAGGAAGTACCACCTGAAGACGTACAG ACAGTGCTGTGTGGGGACCGAGCTGGTGGACTGGCAGATGCAGCAGAGCTCGTGCGTCCACTCGCGGGCCCAGGCCGTGGGCATGTggcaggtgctgctggaggaaggCGTCCTCAACCACG TGGACCGGGAGCCGAGCTTCCAGGACAAGTACCTGTTCTACCGCTTCCTGGAGGACGAGCGGGACGACGCCCGGCTCCcgagcgaggaggaggggacggagagccaggaggagctgcaggacacgctgctgctgctgtcgcagATCGGGCCCGACGCCCACATGAGGATGATCCTGAGGAAGCA TCCGTCTGAGAGAACAGCAGAGGATCTGGAGATCATCTATGAGGAGCTTCTCCATATAAAGGCCTTATCTCACCTGTCCACTACT GTAAAGAGGGAGCTGGCGGGAGTGCTCATCTTTGAATCTCACGCAAAGGCAGGAACCGTGT TGTTCAGTCAAGGGGAGGAGGGCACATCCTGGTACATTATCCTGAAGGGTTCGGTCAACGTCGTCATCTATGGGAAG GGCGTCGTGTGCACGCTGCACGAGGGAGACGACTTTGGGAAGCTGGCTCTCGTCAACGACGCCCCCCGAGCCGCCTCCATCGTCCTGCGGGAGGACAACTGCCACTTCCTCAGAGTGGACAAGGAGGACTTCAACAGGATTCTGAGg gatgTGGAGGCCAACACGGTGCGTCTGAAGGAGCATGGGCAGGACGTTCTGGTGTTGGAGAAGAGTCTGAGCAGCTGTCGAACCTCCAACCgtggagcctcctcctcccattaCAA ATATAAGGTGATGTCTGGGACGCCGGAGAAGATCTTGGAGCACCTCCTTGAAATGATGCGATTGGATTCTCAATTCACAGAGTCAG ACTCAGCCTTGGACGACTTTCTGCTCCTGCACCGCGTCTTCATCCCGGACGCTCAGCTGTTTCCGGTGTTCATGGCCCA CTACCGCGCCCAGGCCCTCCAGGGCTCCaaacaggagaagctggagtACACGCTGACCAACAAGCGCAGGGTGATCCGCCTGGTGATGCAGTGGGCTGCAGTGCATGGagatcagctgcaggaggaggacgccgcAAGGGCCTTCCTGGAG aagtTCCTAATGGCTGTATCTGATGATGCCAAAGTGATTCAAGCCCTCAGTGACCAGCTATCAGAGCTGGAGAGGCTCGTAAAGTGCAA TGCAGAAGATGCCAGAGTCTCACAGAGAAAG CACAAAGTCCTGCTGCGGGAGTTCAGCACGGGAGACGAGAAGCTTCAGAAGCGACAGCCCATTAAGAGTAGTGATGAAA TTCTGTTCAAAGTCTACTGCTGTGACCACACCTACACCACCATCCGGGTCCCTGTGGCTGCGTCGGTCTGGGAGGTCATCGGCGCTGTGGCCGACAAGCTGGGCTCGGCAGAGGACCTGATCCTGGTCAACCTCAGCTCAGCAGGAG AGAAAGTCGTCTTCAAGCCTGGTGATGTTTCCGTGTTTTCCACTCTCAGCGTGAACGGGCGGCTGTTTGTCTGTCGGAGGGACCAGCTGGACTCCCTG ACTCCTTTACCTGAGCAGGAGGGTCCTTCATCAGGGTCACTGTCTGCTCTTGAGGTGCTGAGCTCTAAGGATGTGGCTTATCACATGACTTCCTATGACTGGGAACTTTTTCACTGTGTACATGAG CTTGAACTCATCTATCACACCTTTGGGAAGCCACTCGTCAAGAAAACCACTGTGAACCTGGACCTGTTCCTCAGGAGGTTTAACGAGATCCAGTTCTGGGTGGTCACGGAGATGTGTCTCTGCTCTCAACTCAACAAGCGGGTCCAGCTTCTCAAGAAGTTCATCAAGATTGCAGCACA CTGTAAGGAGTACAGGAACCTCAACGCCTTCTTTGCTGTGATCATGGGACTGAGTAATCCAGCAGTGAGCAGGCTGAGTCAGACCTGGGAG AAGCTTCCCAGCAAATTCAAAAAGTTTTACAGTGAATTTGAAAATTTGATG GACCCTTCCAGGAACCACAGAGCATACCGCCTGACCTTTGCCAAACTGGAGCCTCCTATCATTCCCTTTATGCCACTGCTGATCAAAG ACATGACATTCACTCACGAGGGAAACAAGACATTTATTGACAATCTGGTCAATTTTGAAAAAATG AGGATGATAGCTAACACGGTGAAGATAGTGAGACACTGCAGGAAGCAGCCGTTCG CTCCAGATTCACCTCTGGCCAACAAGAACCACCCAGAAGTCCGTGCTTATGTTCGTCAGCTCCATGTGATCGACAACCAAAGAACGCTAACTCAGCTCTCTCATGGACTTGAGTCTCGAAGATCTTGA